One genomic segment of Mesoterricola silvestris includes these proteins:
- a CDS encoding terminase small subunit encodes MSTNPKPKNRMGKKKGDKCPSTVALRLRFAEEYVIDRNATKAAERVGVSPKSSRTTGWRWLQNAEVAAYIAELGQQQTEKAGVTSEWIINKLKNIASFDIRLAYRKNGTLVPITSLDDVTAESVAGMEVIEQSEGVMVDGDGNPVAVVPKLKKYKVLDKIAALKLLAQIKGMLVEKVDAKVTSDQPIIVKITSKRGQK; translated from the coding sequence ATGAGCACCAACCCGAAACCCAAGAACCGCATGGGGAAGAAGAAGGGCGACAAATGCCCCTCAACTGTTGCTCTCCGTCTCCGATTTGCTGAAGAGTATGTGATCGACCGCAACGCCACGAAAGCCGCTGAGAGGGTTGGAGTTAGCCCTAAATCATCGCGCACGACGGGATGGCGATGGTTGCAAAATGCGGAAGTCGCTGCATATATTGCCGAGCTAGGTCAACAGCAGACCGAAAAGGCCGGGGTCACGTCTGAATGGATCATCAATAAACTCAAGAACATAGCATCTTTTGACATTCGGCTTGCCTACCGCAAAAATGGGACGCTGGTGCCCATAACTTCGCTGGACGATGTAACGGCGGAAAGCGTTGCGGGGATGGAAGTTATCGAACAATCCGAAGGCGTGATGGTTGACGGGGACGGCAATCCTGTTGCAGTCGTCCCGAAGCTCAAGAAATACAAGGTGCTGGACAAGATCGCGGCCCTCAAGCTCCTGGCCCAGATCAAGGGCATGCTCGTGGAAAAGGTGGACGCGAAGGTTACGTCCGATCAGCCGATCATCGTCAAGATCACCAGTAAGCGCGGTCAAAAATGA
- a CDS encoding DEAD/DEAH box helicase: protein MSDYASFLDSKAIRAIPTGLPSPAEPPAMLFPFQRDIVKWALRRGRAAIFADCGLGKTPMQLAWADQIPGRVLILAPLAVAQQTCREGQKFGIGVTYSRVPCDDRIVITNYEMLEHFNPSDFAGIVLDESSILKSYDGKFRNQIIDSFRDTPFKLACTATPAPNDHMELGNHAEFLGVLTRTEMLSTFFVHDGGDTSQWRLKGHAQKDFWQWVCSWAVMIRKPSDLGYEDGAFTLPPLEMHQHIVEAMSTPEGALFALEATTLQERQQARKGTTKERCEAVAALVAEKPHEPWLVWCNLNDESATVTSMIPGAVEVTGSDSNEKKELAMLGFVTGDVQILTSKPSICGYGMNFQRCANVAFLGLSDSYEQFYQAVRRSYRFGQTQTVHCHIVTSDIEGAVVANIQRKEADAARMAAEMVDHMRDMNEADIRGSVRTSDSYEPRVDMELPFWMVAA, encoded by the coding sequence GTGAGCGATTACGCCTCGTTCCTGGACTCCAAGGCGATCCGGGCCATTCCGACCGGACTGCCCAGCCCTGCCGAGCCCCCGGCCATGCTTTTCCCCTTCCAGCGGGATATCGTCAAGTGGGCACTGCGCCGGGGCCGCGCCGCGATCTTCGCGGATTGCGGGCTCGGGAAGACCCCGATGCAGCTTGCATGGGCGGATCAGATCCCGGGGCGGGTGCTGATCCTTGCCCCCCTGGCAGTGGCCCAGCAGACATGCAGGGAAGGCCAGAAATTCGGTATCGGCGTGACCTATTCCCGGGTCCCCTGTGATGACCGCATCGTCATCACCAACTATGAAATGTTGGAGCACTTCAACCCTTCCGACTTTGCCGGCATCGTCCTGGACGAATCCAGCATCCTGAAATCCTACGATGGTAAGTTCCGCAACCAGATCATCGACTCGTTCCGAGACACCCCGTTCAAGCTGGCATGCACGGCCACGCCCGCGCCGAACGATCACATGGAGCTTGGGAATCACGCTGAATTTCTGGGGGTTCTGACCCGCACTGAAATGCTGTCCACATTCTTCGTCCACGATGGCGGGGACACCTCCCAATGGCGGCTCAAGGGCCATGCCCAAAAGGATTTCTGGCAGTGGGTATGCTCCTGGGCCGTGATGATCCGGAAGCCCTCCGATCTGGGGTATGAGGATGGCGCGTTCACCCTTCCGCCCCTGGAAATGCATCAGCATATTGTGGAGGCCATGAGCACCCCTGAAGGCGCATTGTTCGCGCTGGAGGCAACGACCCTCCAGGAACGGCAGCAAGCCCGCAAGGGAACGACCAAGGAACGCTGCGAGGCCGTTGCCGCGCTGGTGGCCGAAAAACCTCATGAGCCTTGGCTGGTGTGGTGCAACCTCAACGACGAATCCGCAACCGTTACCAGCATGATTCCCGGCGCGGTCGAAGTTACGGGAAGCGACTCAAACGAAAAGAAGGAGTTGGCCATGCTCGGGTTCGTCACGGGCGATGTGCAAATCCTGACCAGCAAACCATCCATCTGTGGATACGGCATGAACTTCCAGAGGTGCGCCAATGTGGCGTTTCTCGGCCTGTCGGACTCCTATGAACAGTTCTACCAGGCCGTTCGCCGGTCCTACCGTTTTGGGCAGACCCAGACCGTCCATTGCCACATCGTGACCAGCGACATCGAAGGCGCGGTAGTCGCAAATATCCAGCGCAAGGAAGCCGACGCGGCCCGTATGGCGGCGGAAATGGTTGACCACATGCGCGACATGAACGAGGCCGATATCCGGGGCAGTGTTCGGACTTCGGATTCCTACGAACCCCGAGTTGACATGGAACTCCCCTTCTGGATGGTGGCCGCATGA
- a CDS encoding recombination protein NinB, with protein MSFDKKVFILRERRNLDYLLQVIAANWERQVQGGHPLAVTLAEETRNLEQNRLLWALLDEVSEQVDWYGQHLSREEWKDVFTAALKRQKVVPGIDGGFVVCGQRTSTMSKRVFSELVELIYAFGADPAHPVKFSEVVNFVHPEGRCA; from the coding sequence ATGAGCTTCGACAAGAAGGTCTTCATCCTCCGGGAGCGCCGCAACCTAGACTACCTGCTCCAGGTGATCGCCGCGAACTGGGAACGCCAGGTGCAGGGTGGACATCCCCTCGCCGTCACCCTGGCAGAGGAAACCAGGAACCTAGAACAAAACCGCCTCTTGTGGGCACTCCTGGACGAAGTATCCGAACAGGTTGACTGGTATGGCCAGCACCTTTCCCGCGAGGAATGGAAGGATGTTTTCACCGCCGCCCTGAAGCGACAGAAGGTGGTCCCCGGGATCGACGGTGGATTCGTGGTCTGCGGACAGCGGACCTCCACCATGAGCAAGCGGGTCTTCTCTGAACTGGTGGAACTGATCTACGCCTTCGGGGCCGATCCTGCCCACCCCGTCAAATTCTCCGAAGTGGTCAATTTTGTCCACCCTGAAGGGAGGTGCGCCTAA
- a CDS encoding replicative DNA helicase has protein sequence MKPIPEDPESERYLLATLCAPGNETALQVHIPGMSEKDFVVPAHQRLFKAIQHLVNSHQEVNALTIMDAPGLKEHISQTEVFDILGAMEVGRPETLIAILKRKRLQRDLIALGGRLYREAGDTFDPAELMATIAGELSSLAQSTDKGNAEAVNRFSDEALALVADRIQGKSTFGTKFQGWPRLNGLTHGFQPGQLIVLAARPGIGKTALALNWVLRAAQNRKPSAVFSLEMGKEELWNRLVADKSGVNYREMIEKCDHEAFALFAQGKAEVDALPIHVSDRGKITVTEIAAQVDRIIARHGALGLVVVDYLQLITSPSGNKSQTETTRIGEITRSLKLLAKDRHVPILLLSQLNRESDKRSGGKPQLTDLRDSGCIEQDADVVMFIHRDMRATSTDLIIAKHRNGPVMDLPLVFKPELTRYIEIERETDHNIHEYQDIREDYE, from the coding sequence ATGAAGCCGATCCCGGAAGATCCCGAGTCGGAACGTTACCTCCTGGCGACCCTCTGCGCCCCCGGAAATGAGACTGCCCTTCAGGTGCATATCCCGGGGATGAGCGAGAAAGACTTTGTTGTTCCGGCCCACCAGCGCCTCTTCAAGGCCATTCAGCACCTCGTGAACTCTCACCAGGAAGTGAATGCCCTGACGATCATGGACGCCCCAGGCCTGAAGGAACACATATCCCAGACGGAGGTATTCGACATCCTGGGGGCGATGGAGGTAGGCAGGCCGGAAACCCTGATTGCCATCCTGAAACGTAAGCGGCTCCAGAGAGACCTTATCGCTCTTGGTGGGCGTCTGTATCGGGAAGCGGGGGATACGTTCGACCCTGCCGAACTCATGGCTACCATTGCCGGCGAACTTTCGAGCTTGGCCCAATCCACAGACAAGGGTAATGCAGAGGCCGTCAACCGATTCTCCGACGAAGCCCTTGCGCTGGTGGCGGATCGGATTCAGGGCAAGTCCACCTTCGGGACCAAGTTCCAGGGCTGGCCTCGCCTGAACGGGCTGACCCATGGTTTCCAGCCTGGGCAGTTGATCGTCTTGGCGGCCCGGCCTGGCATCGGGAAGACCGCCCTGGCCCTTAACTGGGTCCTTCGGGCAGCCCAGAACCGGAAACCCAGTGCCGTTTTCAGTCTGGAGATGGGCAAGGAAGAACTCTGGAATCGCCTTGTGGCTGACAAATCCGGGGTCAACTACCGAGAAATGATTGAGAAGTGTGATCACGAGGCGTTTGCCCTTTTCGCACAAGGCAAGGCCGAGGTTGACGCCCTTCCGATCCATGTTTCCGACCGGGGCAAGATTACCGTGACCGAAATTGCGGCCCAGGTCGATCGGATCATTGCGCGGCACGGTGCCCTTGGCCTGGTGGTTGTGGATTACCTCCAGCTCATCACCAGCCCCAGCGGTAACAAATCCCAGACGGAGACAACCCGGATAGGCGAGATTACCCGCTCCCTCAAACTCCTGGCCAAGGATCGGCATGTGCCCATCCTCCTGCTGTCCCAGTTGAACCGCGAATCCGACAAGCGCAGCGGGGGCAAACCCCAGCTAACCGACCTCCGGGACTCCGGGTGTATCGAACAGGACGCCGATGTCGTGATGTTCATCCACCGGGACATGCGGGCTACCAGCACCGACCTGATCATCGCCAAACACCGGAATGGGCCGGTGATGGATCTCCCCCTCGTGTTCAAGCCGGAACTGACCCGCTACATCGAAATCGAACGCGAAACCGACCACAACATACATGAATACCAAGATATCCGTGAGGATTACGAATGA
- a CDS encoding DNA cytosine methyltransferase: MNVPLRELHLFAGAGGGILGGILCGHVCVGAVELEEYPRSVLLQRQRDGILPWFPVWNDVCTFDGTPWRGHVDVIAGGFPCQDISAAGKGAGVAGGGRSGLWREFARIIREVGPRYVFVENSPMLTLRGLDIVLGDLAELGFHAAWGVLGAHHAGAIHQRDRIWLLGRNAYHPESAPIRIPPRREIARPWGIGSDGSHCTGIHVEEPQMVGSEEPYGESRGTAIHVPESFLGTPWEICQPPMVGMADGMADYVGRVKAIGNGQVPAVACLAWRTLMHRLG; the protein is encoded by the coding sequence ATGAATGTTCCACTTCGTGAACTCCATCTCTTCGCCGGAGCCGGGGGCGGAATCCTCGGAGGAATCCTTTGCGGCCATGTGTGCGTCGGCGCCGTTGAGCTGGAGGAATACCCTCGGTCTGTCCTCCTGCAACGACAGCGAGACGGCATCCTGCCCTGGTTCCCCGTCTGGAATGATGTCTGCACCTTCGACGGAACGCCCTGGAGAGGGCACGTTGATGTCATCGCTGGAGGATTCCCCTGCCAGGACATCAGCGCAGCCGGAAAAGGCGCAGGAGTTGCTGGGGGGGGGCGAAGCGGACTCTGGCGGGAATTTGCCAGGATCATTCGTGAGGTGGGACCGCGCTACGTCTTCGTGGAAAACTCCCCAATGCTCACTCTTCGGGGACTCGATATCGTCCTTGGTGACCTGGCCGAACTGGGGTTCCATGCGGCATGGGGCGTGTTGGGCGCACACCACGCCGGAGCAATTCACCAGAGGGACCGAATCTGGTTGCTTGGTAGGAACGCCTACCACCCGGAATCGGCCCCGATCCGCATCCCACCGAGAAGGGAGATTGCCCGGCCCTGGGGAATTGGTTCAGATGGTTCCCACTGCACGGGCATCCATGTGGAAGAACCGCAAATGGTGGGCTCGGAAGAACCCTATGGGGAATCTAGAGGAACTGCCATCCATGTTCCCGAGTCTTTTCTCGGAACTCCATGGGAAATATGTCAACCCCCAATGGTTGGAATGGCTGATGGGATGGCCGATTACGTGGGCCGAGTTAAGGCCATTGGCAACGGGCAAGTTCCGGCAGTGGCTTGCCTCGCATGGCGCACCCTCATGCACCGCCTTGGGTAA
- a CDS encoding FmdB family zinc ribbon protein — MPLYEYECSTCHDKREHLEPVAAPESQPCQECGGTAYRQVSAGWFQMGDGDYK, encoded by the coding sequence ATGCCCCTCTACGAATACGAATGCTCCACCTGCCACGACAAGCGGGAACACCTTGAGCCCGTGGCCGCTCCTGAATCCCAGCCCTGCCAGGAATGCGGGGGGACCGCCTACAGGCAGGTTTCCGCCGGCTGGTTCCAGATGGGCGATGGGGACTACAAATGA
- a CDS encoding DUF1064 domain-containing protein: MNAPSKYKNVRTNGFASKREAKRAFELQLLERAGEITDLKMQVPFEVVPSTPGERPVFYVADFVYLKGGNQVVEDVKGVRTDVYKIKRKLMAHVYGIQIQEVA, translated from the coding sequence ATGAACGCACCCTCCAAATACAAGAACGTCCGCACCAACGGGTTCGCCTCCAAACGCGAGGCCAAGCGGGCGTTTGAACTCCAACTCCTGGAAAGGGCAGGGGAGATTACCGACCTCAAGATGCAGGTTCCCTTTGAGGTGGTTCCATCCACACCTGGAGAGCGTCCCGTGTTCTACGTGGCGGATTTCGTCTACCTCAAGGGAGGGAATCAAGTGGTCGAGGATGTGAAAGGCGTCCGGACCGACGTTTACAAGATCAAACGCAAACTTATGGCCCATGTCTACGGAATCCAAATCCAGGAGGTTGCATGA
- a CDS encoding terminase large subunit domain-containing protein, with translation MTADPVELDLGELHDQQDEAFYSLATEILYGGAAGGGKSHLMRVAAILWCLMIPGLQVYLFRRTFPDLWKNHMEGPSSFQALLAPLVKLKRVTINLNDGFIAFPNGSKIFLCHCQHEKNVYNYQGAEIHVLMMDELTHFTSTMYRYLRGRVRMVGLKIPDELQGMFPRILCSANPGGEGHNWVKAAWVDLAPPMAITQMPDEDGGMLRQYIPAKMADNPSLMLNDPKYLSRLEGLGTPALVKAMRDGDWNIVAGGMLDDVYKASVHELVPFDIPSSWIIDRSFDWGSSKPFSVGFWAESDGTEATLANGTKKAWPRGSLFRIGEIYGWNGTPDEGCKKLAVEVADEIKALLTAVPWGPRCVPGPADNSIFDAENGVCIADDMAKRGILWERCDKSPGSRKTGWEAIRKRLKACHTFPMEEPGLFVFNNCRDGFIRTVPTLPRDPNKPDDVNTKSEDHVGDETRYRCQYIRPTCTSTPFYL, from the coding sequence ATGACCGCTGACCCCGTCGAGCTGGATCTTGGGGAACTGCACGACCAGCAGGACGAAGCCTTCTACTCCCTGGCGACAGAGATCCTGTATGGAGGCGCAGCCGGCGGCGGGAAGTCCCACCTGATGCGCGTGGCGGCGATTCTGTGGTGCCTGATGATCCCCGGGCTTCAGGTCTACCTGTTCCGGAGGACGTTCCCCGACCTGTGGAAGAACCACATGGAGGGACCCTCAAGCTTCCAAGCCCTCTTGGCCCCCTTGGTCAAGCTCAAGCGGGTCACGATCAACCTCAACGACGGGTTCATCGCGTTCCCCAACGGCTCGAAAATCTTCCTGTGCCATTGCCAGCACGAAAAGAACGTCTACAACTACCAGGGCGCCGAAATCCACGTCCTGATGATGGACGAGCTGACCCACTTCACTTCGACCATGTATCGCTACCTGCGGGGCCGCGTCCGCATGGTGGGCCTGAAGATCCCCGACGAACTCCAAGGCATGTTCCCGCGCATCCTGTGCAGCGCGAACCCTGGAGGCGAGGGCCACAACTGGGTCAAGGCCGCGTGGGTTGACCTGGCCCCGCCGATGGCGATCACCCAAATGCCCGATGAGGACGGCGGGATGCTGCGGCAATACATCCCCGCGAAGATGGCTGATAACCCGTCCCTGATGCTCAATGACCCCAAATACCTCTCACGGCTTGAAGGCTTGGGAACGCCCGCCTTGGTCAAGGCGATGCGTGATGGCGACTGGAACATCGTGGCGGGCGGCATGCTCGATGACGTTTACAAGGCCAGCGTCCATGAACTCGTGCCCTTCGACATCCCATCTAGCTGGATCATCGACCGATCCTTTGACTGGGGCAGCTCCAAGCCGTTCAGCGTGGGATTCTGGGCCGAAAGCGACGGGACCGAGGCGACCCTGGCCAACGGGACCAAGAAGGCATGGCCCAGGGGGAGCCTGTTCCGCATCGGGGAAATCTACGGCTGGAACGGGACCCCAGACGAGGGGTGCAAGAAACTCGCGGTCGAAGTGGCCGACGAAATCAAAGCCCTTCTGACTGCGGTTCCCTGGGGTCCACGATGCGTTCCTGGACCAGCGGATAATTCGATATTCGATGCGGAAAACGGCGTGTGCATCGCGGATGACATGGCCAAGCGCGGGATTCTGTGGGAACGCTGTGACAAGTCCCCCGGATCTCGAAAGACGGGCTGGGAAGCCATCCGGAAGCGGCTGAAGGCATGCCACACGTTCCCGATGGAAGAACCAGGACTCTTCGTGTTCAACAACTGCCGCGACGGGTTCATCCGCACGGTCCCCACACTCCCACGCGACCCCAACAAACCGGATGACGTGAACACGAAGTCAGAGGACCACGTAGGGGATGAAACCCGCTACCGGTGCCAATACATCCGGCCCACCTGCACCTCCACCCCCTTCTACCTCTAG
- a CDS encoding DNA-methyltransferase, producing MKILNQEFGENWAAYHGDCVEVVAGLPDNSVHYSIFSPPFASLYTYSASDRDMGNCRDADAFYKHFFFLVQDMHRVMMPGRLVSFHVMNLPVSKERDGFIGIRDFRGDLIRMFQDAGFIFHSEVCIWKDPVTAMQRTKALGLLHKTIRKDSSMSRQGIPDYLVTMRKPGDNPEPIAHTPEQFPVSLWQRYASPVWMDINPSDTLQKESAREHNDERHVCPLQLQVIQRGLELWSNPGDTVLSPFMGIGSEGFQSVRMGRRFIGAELKASYWGQACRNLRSAENAQHGGLFDCEVAG from the coding sequence ATGAAGATCCTGAACCAAGAATTCGGCGAGAACTGGGCCGCTTACCACGGAGATTGCGTGGAGGTGGTTGCCGGTTTGCCGGACAATTCTGTCCACTACTCCATCTTTTCCCCGCCCTTCGCCTCGCTCTACACCTATAGCGCGAGCGACCGGGACATGGGTAACTGCCGGGACGCCGATGCGTTCTATAAGCACTTCTTTTTCCTGGTCCAGGACATGCACCGGGTCATGATGCCGGGGCGTCTGGTTTCGTTCCATGTGATGAACCTGCCCGTCTCCAAGGAACGGGATGGGTTCATCGGCATCCGGGACTTCAGGGGCGACCTGATCCGCATGTTCCAGGACGCCGGGTTCATCTTCCATTCCGAGGTGTGCATCTGGAAAGATCCTGTCACGGCCATGCAGCGCACGAAGGCCCTGGGGCTCCTGCACAAGACGATCCGGAAGGATTCCAGCATGTCCCGGCAGGGCATCCCTGACTACCTCGTGACCATGCGCAAGCCCGGGGACAACCCGGAACCCATCGCTCATACACCGGAACAGTTCCCCGTGAGCCTCTGGCAGCGTTATGCCTCGCCTGTGTGGATGGACATCAACCCAAGCGACACCCTCCAAAAGGAATCCGCTCGGGAACACAACGACGAACGCCATGTATGCCCTCTCCAGCTCCAGGTGATCCAGCGCGGCCTTGAACTCTGGTCCAACCCCGGCGATACCGTCCTCTCCCCATTCATGGGGATTGGATCAGAGGGCTTCCAGAGCGTCAGGATGGGCCGCAGGTTCATCGGGGCTGAACTCAAGGCGTCCTACTGGGGCCAGGCATGCCGGAATCTCCGGAGCGCAGAGAACGCCCAGCACGGGGGACTGTTTGATTGCGAGGTGGCCGGATGA
- a CDS encoding DUF6011 domain-containing protein, whose amino-acid sequence MSDRCRICHRILKQPEALALGMGSVCAKKCGYKRPRKLRKPRVTALFDLKAQCLGVPLFPLEVIDGQA is encoded by the coding sequence ATGAGTGACCGTTGCCGCATTTGTCACCGCATCCTCAAACAGCCCGAAGCCCTCGCGCTCGGTATGGGATCCGTGTGCGCGAAGAAGTGCGGCTACAAGCGCCCCCGGAAGCTCCGCAAGCCCAGGGTCACGGCGCTATTCGACCTCAAGGCGCAATGCCTGGGGGTTCCCCTTTTCCCATTGGAGGTGATAGATGGTCAGGCATGA
- a CDS encoding DUF4055 domain-containing protein: MEAIELPQTLMGGTRAMRKAGKKYLPQEPGEENQAYEHRLAKSTLYNSFKKTVHSMVGKPFGVPITLGTDIPAEIVPWLEDVDRQGRDLDTFARDVFRQCLVDGIGFILVDYPVVKATLNLAEERALGLRPFWVHVQAKQVIGWKAQNVNGRMVLTQVRIKECVDVPDGEFGTTSRDQIRVLEPGSVRVFVQNAKHEWVIDPELSGPTTLDFIPLIPCYTGRTGFMTATPPLEDLAWLCCDHWQSKSDQKHILHVARVPLLFARKLQNATNTPVVVGPNRLINSDQADADLKYVEHTGKAIEAGRQDLTDTEDMMRRVAGELLTSDVQKTATEAGQETREGESSLKAMVRTFEDALEQALLFTAAWIKLPSGGSLKVNREWREDTVDPQELAVMLQAVVQGKITLKAWVLYLVEKELLPPDTDVDAEVETLKLEAEQPLPFKTPIVPGDPGTTAA, from the coding sequence ATGGAGGCCATCGAGCTGCCCCAGACGCTCATGGGGGGGACCCGGGCCATGCGAAAGGCGGGGAAGAAATACCTGCCCCAGGAGCCGGGCGAGGAGAACCAGGCGTATGAGCATCGCCTCGCCAAGTCCACGCTCTACAACTCGTTCAAAAAGACCGTTCATTCCATGGTGGGCAAGCCCTTCGGCGTCCCGATCACGCTGGGGACCGACATTCCCGCCGAAATTGTTCCTTGGCTGGAGGACGTGGACCGGCAGGGCAGGGACCTGGATACCTTCGCCCGGGACGTTTTCCGACAGTGCCTCGTGGATGGGATCGGGTTCATCCTTGTGGATTACCCCGTGGTCAAGGCAACCCTCAACCTCGCAGAGGAACGGGCCCTTGGCCTTCGCCCTTTCTGGGTCCATGTCCAGGCGAAGCAGGTCATCGGCTGGAAGGCTCAGAACGTCAATGGGCGCATGGTCCTGACGCAGGTCCGCATCAAGGAATGCGTTGACGTTCCCGATGGGGAATTCGGAACCACCAGCCGTGATCAAATCCGCGTCCTGGAGCCCGGGTCCGTGCGGGTCTTCGTTCAGAACGCCAAGCACGAATGGGTCATCGATCCCGAACTCAGCGGACCCACCACCCTGGATTTCATCCCCCTGATTCCCTGCTACACGGGCCGCACAGGGTTCATGACCGCGACTCCCCCGCTGGAAGACCTGGCGTGGCTGTGCTGCGACCACTGGCAGAGCAAGAGCGACCAAAAGCACATCCTGCACGTTGCGCGGGTGCCCCTTCTGTTCGCCCGCAAACTTCAAAATGCTACAAATACCCCCGTAGTCGTAGGCCCCAACCGCCTCATCAACTCGGATCAGGCCGACGCGGACCTGAAATATGTGGAACACACCGGGAAGGCCATCGAAGCGGGCCGACAGGACCTCACCGACACCGAAGACATGATGCGCCGGGTCGCTGGGGAACTGCTCACCAGCGACGTTCAGAAGACGGCCACCGAAGCGGGCCAGGAAACCCGGGAAGGGGAATCCTCCCTTAAGGCGATGGTTCGCACCTTCGAAGACGCCCTTGAACAGGCCCTCTTGTTCACCGCCGCATGGATCAAGCTTCCTTCCGGCGGATCCCTCAAGGTCAACCGCGAATGGCGCGAAGACACCGTTGATCCCCAGGAACTCGCCGTCATGCTCCAGGCCGTGGTGCAGGGCAAGATCACGCTCAAAGCATGGGTCCTCTACCTCGTGGAAAAGGAACTCCTTCCGCCCGACACGGACGTTGACGCCGAAGTGGAGACCTTGAAGTTGGAGGCGGAGCAACCCCTTCCGTTCAAAACCCCCATCGTCCCGGGTGACCCGGGCACTACCGCTGCATAG
- a CDS encoding glycoside hydrolase family 19 protein — MPLSATQIVSALKAPQAAVEAHWPLIVAALREFGIDTHLVRVAAAATIQVECPSWVPCREIHAKQERQPDLWRAQERYWPSGFYGRGFIQTTWQENYEKTGAALKVDLLADPDLLLDPTIAARALAHFMSQHGICEAANARQWIRVRARINGINRQTGLPNGIKPFSAAVDALMEVPSA; from the coding sequence ATGCCCCTGTCCGCAACCCAGATCGTCAGTGCCCTCAAGGCGCCCCAGGCGGCGGTTGAGGCGCACTGGCCTTTGATCGTGGCTGCGCTGCGGGAATTTGGGATCGATACGCACCTGGTCAGGGTGGCAGCGGCGGCGACGATTCAGGTTGAATGCCCGTCCTGGGTTCCCTGCCGCGAGATCCACGCCAAGCAAGAGAGGCAGCCGGACCTCTGGAGAGCCCAGGAACGATACTGGCCCAGCGGGTTTTATGGCCGGGGGTTCATTCAGACCACATGGCAGGAGAACTACGAGAAGACGGGTGCCGCCCTCAAGGTGGACCTCCTGGCCGATCCTGACCTCCTGCTTGACCCCACCATCGCAGCTCGCGCCCTGGCGCACTTCATGTCCCAGCACGGCATCTGCGAGGCCGCGAACGCCCGCCAGTGGATCAGGGTTCGCGCCCGAATCAACGGCATCAACCGGCAGACGGGCCTCCCCAACGGCATCAAGCCCTTCTCCGCTGCCGTGGACGCGCTCATGGAGGTGCCGAGTGCCTGA